The window GGGAAGATTCTGCTCATGAAAAAATTACTTTAACCGAAGTAAGGCAGGAAATCATCAGTCAGTTTCCTTTATTAAATGCGGATGATATTATACCGGTTCCCTGTAATCCGGATGCCTTGGCGATGGGATATATTTTGAAACTTCAGGACGAAACCATTCCTTTAACCAGATATATCAATCCTGCGGATCTTCTGAACAATGAATCAAGAAATACCATCGTTTACGAACAGGATAAAGGGCTGCATATGCAGCTGTTGGATATATTCAGTACCGGAATTTCTGTAGATAAAGTGCAACCCAAAGTAAATCAGTTACTATGTTGTCTTCCGGAGGTTTCTGCCCCGGATCTTGATTACGATAATCTGTTTAGAATTATTATTATGAACTTTATGGATGCTCATGATTTTGATGTACGGGCCGTAAAAAAATCGTGTGTGCACATTGTTAATAAAGATTTGAAGTTAATTCCATTTGAAACTATGAATCTCTTTTACAGGGACGAAAAAAAAGCTTACCTGGAAGAACTCAGAAAAGAAGATAAAGTGTTATTTTAATACCTAAAAAAAGCGTGAAATTTTATTCCACGCTTTTTTATTTTTAATTTTTTAAATCTATTTTGCTTCTTTTACATCATCGAAAGTCATTACCTCTTCCAGTGTTTTCATGTATTCGTAAGCGGTAAGGTCAAATTTTACAGGAACAATAGAAATATACCCGTTTGCCAAAGCTGTTTCATCAGCATCTTCAGAATCATCCATATTGTTAAAATATCCGGTCAGCCAGTAGTATTTTTTACCATGCGGATTGATTCTTTCATCAAAGCTTTCTTCCCATTTGGCATGAGCCTGCTTACACACTTTCACTCCTTTTATTTCTTCAGCCGGAAGTTTTGGAATATTAACGTTCAGGACAATTCCTTTTGGCATTGGGTTTTCCAATGTTCTTCTAACAATATTCTGTATATATTCCTTAGCCTGAGTAAAATCTGCTTCCCAGCTGAAATCCAGTAAGGAAAATCCTATAGCGGGAATACCTTCCACACCGGCTTCTACCGCAGCAGACATGGTTCCTGAATAGATGACATTGATAGACGAATTAGCTCCGTGATTGATTCCGGAAACAACAATGTCGGGCCTTCTTGTCAGAATTTTATCAAGAGCCATTTTTACGCAGTCTACGGGAGTTCCGCTGCATGAAAAATCAGTCTGCGGTCCGTCCAGCGTTACTTCTTCATAGCTTAAGGTAGAATTGATGGTAATAGCGTGGCCTTTTCCACTTTGAGGAGAGTTGGGTGCTACAACTACTACTTCTCCTATTTCATTCATAAAACTGACAAGATTTCTGATACCAGGAGCTGTAATTCCGTCATCATTAGTCACCAGGATAAGTGGTCTTTCCATAAATTATCTTTAATTTTTTATTTAAATAGAGTGAATTTGTTCATTTCAGAATTGAACAACCAGATTTTCAACCCATCAAATGTAGGTAAAAATCAGACGCAATAAAAGACAGGATTTTTTTATGGATAATTGTAAATCAGGAATTGAAATCTGGATATTCCAGCGATAATCTAAGACTGATAAAGAAAGAATTGGAATCAACTTAGCGCAAAAAAAATTATCTGGCTGCCAGAGAAAGAAAAATTAATGTACCGAATTTTAATCCCACTTTACTCCAAACCTCTACAGGTGCTTTCCGTTCGAAAAACACCTGCTTGGGTCTGATAATTTTAATGTAAAGTGGTTGAACAAAATAATAAACTAATCAAGGGGCTTTCTGCCAGAAATGATATTGTAAAGAATAACAATAATAGCAATGACTAATAAAACGTGAATTAAATATCCCGTGCTCATTCCCGGAACTATTCCTAACATTCCTAATAGCCAAACAACGATGCAGATGACTGCGACTAACCATAGTAAACTTTTCATAACTTAATATTTTTAATTTGTATAGAGTAATACTATCATATTTTATGCCTTTATGAGAAAAAAATAGTTTTTGTGGTATCTGTTTTATCTGCAAATCTGTTTTGAAGAATGTTTTTTCATAACAGATTATATCTGTATGGATAGAATTTTTATTCCTTTAATAAAAAAATACTTAAAACTGTCTGATAATTACAAATAAGGTATTAAATTTGATCGTTTGTAACACGGACAAATTTATTACTGCCAATCGTTACGATACTTATTTAAAAAAATTAATATATAAAGACAGTTTATGTGGAAAAATTTCAAACTGAATAAATTTTTACTTCTTATTCCATTAACCAGTCTGATGTTTTGTTTCAACTCGCCAAAGAATGACGATGAAAAGATGCAGACCATTATGGTGAGTGTAAAAAACACACTTTCTTATCTGCATTATAGCCCAAAGACCTTTAATGATGCCTATTCGAAGGACGTTTACAAGCATTATTTCGAATTGGTAGATCCTGCCAAAAGATATTTTCTGCAATCTGATATGGATGAATTCAGCAAGTACGAAACGAAACTTGACGACTTTATCGGGCAGGGAGATCTTACGTTTTATAAGCTTACCATTGACAGGCTGTACCAGAGAGCGGACGAGATTGATAAAATTACGCAGGATATATTCAGCAAACCCATCAATCTTCAGGAAGATGAAACGTTTACTTTAGAACCCAAACAAAAGAAAGTACCTGCTAATAAACAGGAACAGTATAATGAGTGGAAAAAATTCATCAAATACAATATCCTACAGGAAGTTGAGTCGATGAACAGTAAAGAAGAAGCTCAGAAAGAAAAGAAAGATTCTGTTCAGAAGTACAAATTAAAAGATACCATCAAGTTTAAGCCTCTTACTCAGGACGAAAAGATAAAAAAAGCGACTGATGAAGTAAAAGATCTTTTAAAAGACATCTTTACAAGATCCAAAAAGAGAAAGAAAATGGATTGGTTTACTGTCTATATGAATGCTTATACAGAAGTATTTGATCCCCATACGAACTATTATTCTCCAAAAGATAAAGAAGATTTTGATACCCAGTTTACCGGAAAAGTAATTGGTATCGGAGCCCTGATTCAGGAGAAAAAAGGATACCTTTACTTGGGAGCTCTTACTATTGGTGCACCGGCATGGAAGTCTAAGCAGCTTTCTGAAGGTGATAAAATCCTGAAAGTGAAGTCTAAACCGAAAGAAGATGCAGTAAATGTGGTGGGAATGCTTTCCGATGAAGCCGTACGACTCATCAGAGGAGAAAAAGGAACACCCGTTACGCTGACGGTTCAGAAAAAAGACGGAACCATTAAAGATGTAACCATGATCCGTGAAGAAGTAGCTATTGAAGATACTTTTGCAAGAAGTATTGTTGTGAACACTCCCAATGGAAAAAAATATGGTTTCATCAACCTTCCAAGCTTTAATGCAGATTTTGAAAATGCCAAAGGAAGAAATGCTTCTGATGATATCAAAAATGAAATTATTAAGCTGAAAGAACAGAATATTGAAGGTATTATTCTGGACCTTAGGAATAACGGAGGAGGATCATTAACTGAAGTAGGAGATATTATGGGGCTTTTCATGGAAGCTGGTCCATACGTTCAGGTAAAAGACGGAAACGGAAAAATACAGACGCTTAAGAATAAAAATGAAACTCCAATCTGGACAGGTCCGCTTGTCATTATGCAAAATGAGCTTTCAGCTTCAGCTTCAGAGATCCTTGCAGGAGTAATGCAGGATTACGGAAGAGCGATGATCATAGGATCTCCGCAGTCTTTTGGAAAAGGTACTGTTCAGACTTTTGTGGACCTGAACAGATTCCTGAACACAGAGGATGACTTCGGATCATTAAAGCTTACGATCCAGAAATTCTACAGAATTACAGGAGAATCTACACAGAGAAAAGGAATTGTTTCAGACATTCAGATGAAAGATTTCTTTACTTACGCGGAAGTAGGAGAAAGATATGACGATTATGCTTTAGCGTGGGATAAAATTTCGCCTACAAAATTCCAGAAGCTGAATTACTTCAATATCCAGGCACTTGAAAAAGCAAGTGCCGCAAGAATGGCTAAAAACAGCAATTACCAGTTACTGTTAGAATCCGCCCAGTGGAGAGAAAAACTGGATAAAGAAGAAAACATCACGTTGAATATTAATAAATTCAATGAGCTGATGAAGAACAGAAAGTCTCAGATTGAAAAGTTCAAAGCTTTAACTAAATTCGAGAATGGTCTTCAGTTTATGATGTATCCAAGTGAGATTGAAAGAGAGAAAAAAGATGAAGCTTTCAAGAAAAAATCTGAAATGTGGATCAAGAATCTGAAAAAAGATCTTTATCTGCAGGAAGCAATGAATATTGTATCAGATATGGGAGCGAAATCCTGATCATAAAAAAACCGCTAATGTTTTCATTAGCGGTTTTTTATTGGGTAAAGAATTATTTAATTTCTACACATCCCACTCTTCCTCCGGCATTCCCGGTAGGCTGGGTATGGAAATCATCTGCTGCGGCGTGCACAATAAGGCCCTTTCCAATGATGTTCTTAGACTCGTCTGTACAGCCCAGACACCATTTGTCTGTTTTGAAAGTCAATGTAGCCGTTCCGCTCTGGTCAGCCACCAGGTTTCCTATATCTCCCATATGGAAGTGTTCGGCTCCCCACTTACCGTGATCATTCTTGGAAGGATTCCAGTGGCCTCCTGTGGAGGTTCCGTCTGCTGCAGAGCAGTCTCCTTTTTCATGAATATGTACGGCATGAATTCCGGGGGTAAGATTGGTAATATCCAGTTTCATGGTTACCTCATTCCCGTTTTGAGTAAACTTCGCAGTTCCCCCTGTCTGTGTTCCGCTTTTGGCATTTACAGAATACGTTTTTGTGGTTCCGCAGGAAACAGCTAAAAATGTAAATCCAGCCAATAGTGCTAATGTTTGTACTTTCATTTTTTAAATGATTTATAGTGATTTTACGATAAATTTAAAAAAGATTTTCCAAAACACTTTATGATCTCAGTCTTTTTTAAAAACCAGTGTCGAATGATAACTGCAATACAGCTTCTTTGAGCGTTAAATTCTAAAAACCGGATATCAAGGGTAACTTTTTTATAAAAGATGAAAAAAAGCTTATTTTAGTTGCCGGAAAGCAATTGATAAGCCTCTGTCTATAGCCGGAAAGAAATAGAAAAATGATTATTCTGTATACATTCATCAGCGAAGCAAAACATCACTCTGTTCTGGACAGGTATCTGCCTGATTTTTCTCTGGAAACTAAAAAGGATATTCTGAGATACAGAAGATGGCAGGACGCCCAGCTTTCTTTACTGGGGAAAGTTCTTTTACGGTATGGATTAAAAACGCACTACCATATTTCTGAACCTGAAGTAGGGATACTTTCGAACAAAAAACCTTATTTAAAAGGACATCATCTTCATTTTAATATATCGCATTCTAAAGATCTTGTGGTCTGTGCCATTGCAGAATATCCCTTAGGAATTGATATAGAATTCACTGATTCCCAGGTGAACTGTCTTGATTTTAAATTTCAGATGACGGATAATGAGTTGAAGGAAATTGATACCTGCGAGGATAAAACAGAGGCATTTTTTACCTATTGGACGAGAAAAGAGGCCGTAATAAAAGCCCATGGAGCCGGAATGATGCTTCCACTGAATTCTTTTGAAATCATAAAAGACGAGTGTATCATTGAAGGAAAAAGTTTTTTTACCAAAGAGATTTTTATCCATGAAGACTATCACAGCTATATTGCTTCTTCAGATCACAGCGTAAAAGATGACAAACCGCTTATCATACATTTTGAAGCAGAAGTTTAAAAAAGTGAAACGAATTCTGATAATCGCAATAAAAGACAACAGAATCTGATGCTGGAAAAATATCTTTGTGAACTAACAGTTTGAAGTGGAAGAATATAAAAAGCGGATTGTGAAGACAATTCAGTACATTGACAGCCATATTGATATGAATTTATCTCTGGAAAGAGTTTCAGAGGTAGGTGCTTATTCTCCGTTTCATTTTCATAGGATATTTAAGCTGGTTACAGGAGAAACCCTTCAGAACTATATCATCAGGAAGAAAGTAGAAAAAAGTGCTCTTTATCTGGCCGTTCATAAGGAGATGGAAATCAAAGATATCTATTGGGATCTTGGATTCTCCAATCATTCCGTTTTCTGCAAAACATTCAAAAAATACTATGGCCTGGCACCTACGGAATTTCGAAGATCGGCTCCGGAAAAATTTCATAGGATTTTACAAAAACAAAGCCGGAACGGACAAACAGATACCGTTTTCAGCCAATACATTGGCAACATCGAAAACCTGTTAAACTGGACCCGTATGAACTTAAAAATTGAAGTAAAAGAAATGCCTGAAATGAATCTGGCATCCGTCATGAGCCTTGGAATAACCAATGTAGAACCGTCTTTTAACATCCTGATAGACTGGGTACAAAAGAAAAATATTTTTCCGCGGGAGCATGTTAAAATGATGTCTGTTTATCATGACAGCTGCAAGATAACACCTCTGGACAAAGTCAGAATTCATGCCTCCATGCTGTTGGAAGAAAAACTGATGCAGCAGGAAGGAGAAGTATTTCCCGAAACCTTAGAGGGTGGAAAATACATTGTTGGAAGGGGAGAAGTCACGCTTAATGACTTTGAGCAATGCTGGGTTTCCTTGTTTTTATGGATGAATGAGAACCACTATTCTATAAGAAAAACCTTTCCCTATGAAATCTATCACACCAATTTTAAAGAACATCCGGAAGGAAAAATGACCGTGGATTTCTGCATCCCGGTTCACTAACTACCATTCGGGAGCAAAAGAATGCCTTTCGGTAATAATTTTTTTACAGAAAGGCATTGATCGTGCTATTTTTGATCCAGAAAACAATAAAAATGAAAACACAAGGACAAAACCTGCTCTTTCTGCTTTTCCTGCTCACTTCCGTTATGGGATATTCCCAGGTGAAAATATCAGGAAAAGTATCCTTTAAAAATAAAGGGGTAGCAGAAGTAAACGTAACACTGAAAGATACCTATGATGGTACTACAACTGATGCCCAGGGTAATTTTACATTTGAAACCTCAGAAAAAGGAACTCACATAATTACTTTTACCCATCCGAAATATGAAAATATTGAAAGGTCAGTTTCCATTGAAAATCAGGATGTTTCTTTGAATGTTGATCTTAAAGAGCAGATCAGTGAGATTGATGCCGTAGTGGTTTCAGCAGGATCTATTGAAGCCAGCGATAAAAAAAGAGCCACTGCCTTGCTTACCCCCATTGATATTTATACAACGGCAGGGGCCGACGGGCAGATTTCTTCAGCATTGACCTATCTTCCGGGAGTGCAGAAAGTAGGAGGTACGGAAGGTCTGTTCATCCGCGGAGGTACCGGAACGGAATCTAAGATCTTTATGGACGGAAGCCTTATCAACAACTATTTCTCTAATTCTGTTCCCGGAATTGCAGGAAGAGACCAGTTCAATACTTCTCTTTTTAAAGGAAATATATTTTCAAGTGGCGGATATTCTGCATTGTACGGGCAGGCTCTTTCTGGAGCCTTGATGCTGGAAAGTGTGGATCTTCCGGATGAAACGTCCTATAATTTTGGAATTTCACCTATTTTCCTGAATGCCGGATTTCAGAAGCTGGGAGACCATAAGAACTATTCCTACGGAGCTACAGCAGGATATTCTCTTCTGAGCCTGATGCAGAAGGTGTTCAAATTTAATACAGATTTTGTAGAAGCGCCGCAGGGTTTTAACGGAGATCTGAATTTCAGATTCAAGACAAAATCAGGAGGCTTTTTTAAATATTACGGCATGTTCAATTCCAATAAAATGGGGGTAAGATCAGAAAGTCTTGAGCCCGGATATGATTTCAGCCTGGTAAAGCTTAACGGTAAAAATACCTTTCACAACCTGTCTTTCAGACAAAAATTCGGGAAATACCTTCTGAATGTGGGCGGTTCGTACTCATATAACAGATCAGATCTTCATTTTTCTACAGAAACCAATGATATTGAATCCAGCAGAAGCCAGCTTCTGACGGACGGAAATTATCTGAACTTTAAAGCCGTTCTTGAAAGAAAAATTAACAGGATCAGTGCAGTAAGAGGAGGGATTGAATTGAATAATACCGATGAAAACCTAAATTTCGAAGCAGTACAGAAGCATTATAAGGATTTAATTTCTTCTGCTTTTGTAGAAACAGATCTTGGCTTCAGTAATGCATTGTCTGCAAAAATAGGGGTAAGAGCAGAGCATTCTTCCTTTTTAGGAAAAAACAATATTGCGCCTCGTTTTGCTATTGCTTACAGACTTGCAAAAGACTGGACCACATCATTCGCTTACGGACTTTTTTATCAGAATCCGGAAAGTAAATACATCAATGGGCCTGCAAACCTTGGCTTCCAGAAATCCCAGCATTATATTTTCCAGGTTCAGAGGGCTTCAGAGGGCAGGACTTTACGTTTTGAGGCATTTTATAAAAAATACGACCAATTGATCAAGACATTTAATGTTACACCGGATAAAGAGCAAAACCAGCAGATTCAAACTGCATTAAACAATGATGGATACGGATTTGCAAAAGGACTGGAGTTTTTCTGGAGAGATAATAAAAAGACATTTGAAAATATCGATTACTGGATCAGCTACTCATACCTGGATTCCAAAAGAGATTTTCTGAATTATCCTGTAAGCCTGCAGCCAGGTTTCGCAGCTCAGCATACGCTTTCTGCAGTAGCTAAAAGATTTATTCCGGAATGGAAACTTGGGGTGAATTTATCTTATACGTATGCAAAAGGACGTCCCTACTATGATATTGCTTCTACATTTGATAACGGAAAAGCAATTAATTATACCCGGAATGAAGGCAGATTAAAAGATTATAACGCATTGAATTTCAGTATCAATTATCTTCCGAATATTGGTAAAAAAGATGCAAAATCGTTTCCGGTATTTGTATTGAGTGTCAGCAATATTTTAGGATCGAAGAACGTGTATGGTTATAATTTTTCTGCGGACGGTTCCAGAAGCTCAGCCATTGTGCCGCCAGTCAATACTTTTGTCTTCATAGGAGCATTTATAAGTTTCGGGGTAGATAAAACGGATGACGCCATCAATAATAATTTATAAAAACATATCTTAGAACAAACAATATAACTAACTTTTAAAAATTGACAGTATGAAAAAATACCTTTTAAGCTTTGCTTTAGCTTTTGTAAGCTTAACAGCTTTTGCACAGGCAGATTATGACAAAATAATGACTGAAAAAATTGCAAAAATAGAAACCTGCAAAACCCCGGAAGATTTCCAGACGCTGGCCAATGATTTTCAGAGAATAGGAAGTAAGGAAAGTACAAAATGGCTTCCGGCCTACTACGCAGCATTTTCTTATATCCAGAAAGGAAGAACAATGATGAGAGACGGTAAAATGCAGGATCTTGACGGTATTGCAGACCAGGCAGAGAAACACCTGTCTATGGCTCAGAATCTGGCCGGTGCAGATAATGCGGAAATACACCTGTTGAGAAAAATGTCTTATTCCCTGAGAATGATGGTAAATCCTGCACAGCGTTATATGACAGATGGGGCAAGAGCGGCAGAAGAAATGAATGCTGCGGAAAAACTGGATCCGGCCAACCCGAGAGTTGCCCTTATCAAGGCGGAAGATGTGTATTTTACTCCGGAACAGTACGGTGGAAGCAAAACCAAAGGATTGGAAATGTTTAAAGACGCTCAGGCAAAGTTTAATGCCTACAAGCCCAAAACAGCTTTGGATCCTAACTGGGGAAAAGCAGAAGCCGATTATTTCCTAAGCCTTCCTGCTGAAAAAGCGAAATAGTTTTCTCGTTATTCTGTAAAAATCAACCTTCATCCGTGAAGGTTTTTTTATACTGTTCAGGGAGAAAAAACAGCCTTTCGGTAAGAATAAATTTTTGATACCTTTAATAAAAACTAATTTTGGGTTAAGAAAACAGATCATGAAACGGAAAAACTTCATCGTACTATGCTGGGTATCGCTTGCAGTCTCTATGTTTTTCTTTTTTGTCTTTACAGAAGAAAAAAATGTTGAGAACTTTTTGTATACCATACTCATTTCTTTTATTTATTCCTTTGTACTGGGTGGAGGAAACGGATTGCTGAACAGCTTTCTTAATAAAAAAATCCCTTGGTCTGAAGCGACTACCCAAAGAGCGGTTATAAGTATTATTTCCATTATTGTAACCAATTTTGTACTGGTCTATTTTTGTAATTATATGAACTTTGTCGTTATTCAAAAAACGGCTACTACGGAAGAATTCTTCCTTGGTAAATATAATTTCCTCAATTGGTTCACCATCAATATTGCGCTTTTGATTTCTGCTTTCCTTCATGCTAAAAGTTTTATGGAAGAGCTGAAGAAAACTTCCAGAAAAGAAGTGGTGGAGCAGAAGCTTATTGCCAAATCTGCAAATGCCCAGTTTGAAAGTTTAAAAAACCAGCTGGATCCGCATTTCCTCTTTAATTCATTGAATGTTTTAAGCTCTCTGATTGATGAAAATCCCCAACAGGCACAAAAGTTTACGGCTTCAATGTCAAAGATTTACCGCTATGTACTTGAACAGAAAGATAAAGAGCTGGTAACCGTAGAAGATGAAATAGAATTTGCCAAAACCTATTGTGAGCTTTTAAAAACCAGGTTTGAGGACAGTGTAGATTTTACTTTTGATGTCAACAAAGAAGACTATCAGAAATATGTGGTTCCGCTGGCTTTGCAGCTGCTGCTGGAAAATTGTATCAAGCACAATTTTGCAACATCATCAAAACCTTTGATCATCAGAATTTTTTCAGACGGGAATACGCTATGCATAGAAAATAACCTTCAGGTGAGAGAGCAGATCAAAGAAAGTTCCGGGATAGGGCTTGCCAATATTGTACAGCGTTATTCCCTGCTTACTGAGCGAAATGTTTTTATAGAAAAATCAGAAAATCATTTTAAAGTAAAACTGCCGGTACTGCTGGTTAAGCCGAAGATTTCCAGTGAAGAAACTGAAGGCGATTCCGCGGCCTACAAAAGAGCACAGATGAGGGTGAAGGAAATGAAAAAGTTTTATTCCAGCCTGATTACCTACTGCATTATTATTCCCTTTTTATTCTTTGTGAATCTTTTTACCAGTAAAGGGGAGTACTGGTTCTGGTATCCGGCACTGGTCTGGGGATTGGTTCTGGCTTTCAGGGCTTTTAAAATCTTCGGAATCGGAGAATCCTGGCAGGAAAAGAAAATCAGAGAAATTATGAACAAGCAAAAAAAATAAAATGATGGAAAGATTTGACGAAAATGATATTGAATATCAGCGAGCCAGAAGGCAGGTAGATCAATTACGGGGCTTTTACGGGCATTTATTTGCTTACGTTGCCGTAAATGCGATGATTGTGGTGTACAATGCTATGCATTTGAAGCCTGGCGAAAGCTATTTCCAGTTCAAAAACTTTTTTACGGCCACTTTTTGGGGAATAGGCCTGGCTGCACATGCCATTACCGTGTTCCTGCCACGTGTGGGTTTTATCAAAAATTGGGAGGCTGATAAGATTAAAGAACTGATGGAAAAACAGAAAGACCATTAAGAAGAAAATACTTTTTTACCTATCCTTTTAACCTTAAAAACTTATGAAAAATGAACACCTTGTCAACTCTATTCTACATTTCAATGGCTGCGTGGTTCCTCACAGAATGGCTTTACAAAAACATACTGAAATCCGGAAAAGAAGATCAGAAGAACAAAGATAAATATACCCTTAATCTTCTATGGCTGGCCATTCCTTTTTCAATCATTTCCTCTACCATCATCTCTTATAATACTCATGTTCCGATTGCAGATGGTAGCTGGATTCTTTATTTAGGAGAACTTTTTATTCTTATCGGGATTATTGTCAGGTATATCATCATCAGATCATTGGGAAAATATTTTACGGTAGATGTTACCATCAGGCAGGATCATAAAATAAAAAAAGAAGGGTTTTACAAGTATCTGAGGCATCCTTCCTATGCTTTCTCTCTTTTGACCTCTCTGGGGCTTGGGTTGTATCTCAACAACTGGCTGTCATTAATCTTTGCTTTTGTCCCTCCGTTTTTAGCTTTCGCCTACAGGATTAAGGTTGAAGAGCAGGCTTTGGTAGAACAGTTCGGAGAAGAATATATTGAATACAGAAAAACCACAAAAAAACTGATTCCGTTTATCTATTGATGATCCATTTTTACCGTTCGGACAGCATAATCTACCATTCGGTAATATAAAATTGATTGAAGCCTGGTTTCTGGCTTACCTTTGATTCAAGAAAAAAACAAATTAACCTTTTAAAATATATATTATGGAAATTTTACCAAATAAAGAGACTATTGCGTACAGAAAAGCATCTCGAAGAGTAAAAGAATTGAAAGAATTTTATGGGAATCTTACTTCTTACTGTCTGGTGATTCCCTTCCTTGCCATAGTAAACCTTTTGACGGCTCCCGGGTATTTATGGTTTTTATGGCCGGCCCTGGGATGGGGTGTAGGAATTGCATTTCATGCTGTAAGTGTATACGGAATCGGTAAAAGCTGGGAAGAAAGAAAAATAAAAGAGCTGATGGAGAAGGAGGAAAAAGCAAGAATAAAAACATTTTAACCAATCACATCATAACTAAAAAATATACGAATATGGATTATCAAACTGCCTGCACAAGAACCAGGAACATTAAAAAATTCTACAGAAGCATATTTATATTTGTGATAGTTGCCGTTATCATCGCACCTGATTCTTTTTTTGACGAGAAAAACATCAGAATTCAGCTGTTCGACAGGTATACAATACTGGGCTTATGGGGTCTTATCCTTCTTATCAAAGCGATAAAGCTGTTTATTTTTGATTCCGAATGGGAAAGAGATATGATTGAAAAAGAACTCCAAAAAGAGAAAAGACCAATAGATTA of the Chryseobacterium aureum genome contains:
- a CDS encoding AraC family transcriptional regulator codes for the protein MKTIQYIDSHIDMNLSLERVSEVGAYSPFHFHRIFKLVTGETLQNYIIRKKVEKSALYLAVHKEMEIKDIYWDLGFSNHSVFCKTFKKYYGLAPTEFRRSAPEKFHRILQKQSRNGQTDTVFSQYIGNIENLLNWTRMNLKIEVKEMPEMNLASVMSLGITNVEPSFNILIDWVQKKNIFPREHVKMMSVYHDSCKITPLDKVRIHASMLLEEKLMQQEGEVFPETLEGGKYIVGRGEVTLNDFEQCWVSLFLWMNENHYSIRKTFPYEIYHTNFKEHPEGKMTVDFCIPVH
- a CDS encoding TonB-dependent receptor, with protein sequence MKTQGQNLLFLLFLLTSVMGYSQVKISGKVSFKNKGVAEVNVTLKDTYDGTTTDAQGNFTFETSEKGTHIITFTHPKYENIERSVSIENQDVSLNVDLKEQISEIDAVVVSAGSIEASDKKRATALLTPIDIYTTAGADGQISSALTYLPGVQKVGGTEGLFIRGGTGTESKIFMDGSLINNYFSNSVPGIAGRDQFNTSLFKGNIFSSGGYSALYGQALSGALMLESVDLPDETSYNFGISPIFLNAGFQKLGDHKNYSYGATAGYSLLSLMQKVFKFNTDFVEAPQGFNGDLNFRFKTKSGGFFKYYGMFNSNKMGVRSESLEPGYDFSLVKLNGKNTFHNLSFRQKFGKYLLNVGGSYSYNRSDLHFSTETNDIESSRSQLLTDGNYLNFKAVLERKINRISAVRGGIELNNTDENLNFEAVQKHYKDLISSAFVETDLGFSNALSAKIGVRAEHSSFLGKNNIAPRFAIAYRLAKDWTTSFAYGLFYQNPESKYINGPANLGFQKSQHYIFQVQRASEGRTLRFEAFYKKYDQLIKTFNVTPDKEQNQQIQTALNNDGYGFAKGLEFFWRDNKKTFENIDYWISYSYLDSKRDFLNYPVSLQPGFAAQHTLSAVAKRFIPEWKLGVNLSYTYAKGRPYYDIASTFDNGKAINYTRNEGRLKDYNALNFSINYLPNIGKKDAKSFPVFVLSVSNILGSKNVYGYNFSADGSRSSAIVPPVNTFVFIGAFISFGVDKTDDAINNNL
- a CDS encoding lmo0937 family membrane protein; translation: MKSLLWLVAVICIVVWLLGMLGIVPGMSTGYLIHVLLVIAIIVILYNIISGRKPLD
- a CDS encoding carboxy terminal-processing peptidase is translated as MWKNFKLNKFLLLIPLTSLMFCFNSPKNDDEKMQTIMVSVKNTLSYLHYSPKTFNDAYSKDVYKHYFELVDPAKRYFLQSDMDEFSKYETKLDDFIGQGDLTFYKLTIDRLYQRADEIDKITQDIFSKPINLQEDETFTLEPKQKKVPANKQEQYNEWKKFIKYNILQEVESMNSKEEAQKEKKDSVQKYKLKDTIKFKPLTQDEKIKKATDEVKDLLKDIFTRSKKRKKMDWFTVYMNAYTEVFDPHTNYYSPKDKEDFDTQFTGKVIGIGALIQEKKGYLYLGALTIGAPAWKSKQLSEGDKILKVKSKPKEDAVNVVGMLSDEAVRLIRGEKGTPVTLTVQKKDGTIKDVTMIREEVAIEDTFARSIVVNTPNGKKYGFINLPSFNADFENAKGRNASDDIKNEIIKLKEQNIEGIILDLRNNGGGSLTEVGDIMGLFMEAGPYVQVKDGNGKIQTLKNKNETPIWTGPLVIMQNELSASASEILAGVMQDYGRAMIIGSPQSFGKGTVQTFVDLNRFLNTEDDFGSLKLTIQKFYRITGESTQRKGIVSDIQMKDFFTYAEVGERYDDYALAWDKISPTKFQKLNYFNIQALEKASAARMAKNSNYQLLLESAQWREKLDKEENITLNINKFNELMKNRKSQIEKFKALTKFENGLQFMMYPSEIEREKKDEAFKKKSEMWIKNLKKDLYLQEAMNIVSDMGAKS
- a CDS encoding 4'-phosphopantetheinyl transferase family protein, with the translated sequence MIILYTFISEAKHHSVLDRYLPDFSLETKKDILRYRRWQDAQLSLLGKVLLRYGLKTHYHISEPEVGILSNKKPYLKGHHLHFNISHSKDLVVCAIAEYPLGIDIEFTDSQVNCLDFKFQMTDNELKEIDTCEDKTEAFFTYWTRKEAVIKAHGAGMMLPLNSFEIIKDECIIEGKSFFTKEIFIHEDYHSYIASSDHSVKDDKPLIIHFEAEV
- a CDS encoding superoxide dismutase family protein; translated protein: MKVQTLALLAGFTFLAVSCGTTKTYSVNAKSGTQTGGTAKFTQNGNEVTMKLDITNLTPGIHAVHIHEKGDCSAADGTSTGGHWNPSKNDHGKWGAEHFHMGDIGNLVADQSGTATLTFKTDKWCLGCTDESKNIIGKGLIVHAAADDFHTQPTGNAGGRVGCVEIK
- the surE gene encoding 5'/3'-nucleotidase SurE, giving the protein MERPLILVTNDDGITAPGIRNLVSFMNEIGEVVVVAPNSPQSGKGHAITINSTLSYEEVTLDGPQTDFSCSGTPVDCVKMALDKILTRRPDIVVSGINHGANSSINVIYSGTMSAAVEAGVEGIPAIGFSLLDFSWEADFTQAKEYIQNIVRRTLENPMPKGIVLNVNIPKLPAEEIKGVKVCKQAHAKWEESFDERINPHGKKYYWLTGYFNNMDDSEDADETALANGYISIVPVKFDLTAYEYMKTLEEVMTFDDVKEAK